Proteins from a genomic interval of Caulobacter sp. NIBR1757:
- a CDS encoding nuclear transport factor 2 family protein, with translation MTDPIHGWHAYVQSRDPADLSALIAEDCVFESPVVHSPQVGKAITEKYLLSALQVLNNDSFEYLGEWRAERSAVLEFACTIDGIRINGVDMIWWNEAGLITRFKVMVRPLKAINLLHQKMGEMLMKLAG, from the coding sequence ATGACCGACCCCATCCACGGCTGGCACGCTTACGTCCAGAGCCGCGACCCCGCCGACCTCTCCGCCCTGATCGCCGAGGACTGCGTCTTCGAAAGCCCGGTGGTCCACTCACCCCAGGTCGGCAAGGCGATCACCGAGAAGTACCTGCTCTCGGCGCTGCAGGTGCTCAACAACGACAGCTTCGAATACCTCGGCGAATGGCGGGCCGAGCGCTCGGCCGTGCTGGAGTTCGCCTGCACGATCGACGGCATCCGCATCAACGGCGTCGACATGATCTGGTGGAACGAGGCGGGCCTGATCACCCGCTTCAAGGTCATGGTCCGGCCCTTGAAGGCCATCAACCTGCTGCACCAGAAGATGGGCGAGATGCTGATGAAGCTGGCGGGCTAG
- a CDS encoding GNAT family N-acetyltransferase, giving the protein MTTTSTTIRRLQPGEGPVFQAIRLTAMRLDESTFGSTLAEEEAKPDSWFEDRVQADGVFVAEADGRILGVVAVGPKAPAKERHKGLVYSMFVLPEGRGRGLGAALMAACLDYAREVVEIVQLVVVSTNSVAVSLYEAAGFERYGFEPRALLQKDGRYTDDLHMWKRLR; this is encoded by the coding sequence ATGACGACCACCTCCACCACCATTCGCCGCCTCCAGCCCGGCGAAGGCCCGGTCTTCCAGGCCATCCGCCTGACCGCCATGCGCCTCGACGAATCCACCTTCGGCTCCACCCTCGCCGAGGAGGAGGCCAAGCCGGACAGCTGGTTTGAAGATCGGGTACAGGCCGATGGGGTGTTCGTGGCCGAGGCCGACGGCCGCATCCTCGGCGTTGTCGCCGTCGGGCCCAAGGCGCCGGCCAAGGAGCGCCACAAGGGCCTCGTCTACAGCATGTTCGTCCTGCCCGAGGGGCGGGGCAGGGGGCTGGGCGCCGCCCTGATGGCCGCCTGCCTCGACTACGCCCGCGAGGTGGTCGAGATCGTCCAGCTGGTCGTCGTCTCGACCAACTCGGTCGCCGTCTCCCTCTATGAGGCGGCCGGCTTCGAGCGCTACGGCTTCGAACCGCGCGCCCTGCTGCAGAAGGACGGCCGCTACACCGACGACCTGCATATGTGGAAACGGCTGCGGTAG
- the thiC gene encoding phosphomethylpyrimidine synthase ThiC, with protein MNIHVAGNGSTPKNETIPTGERPGSRKVYASGELFPDIRVPFREVAVHPSAGEPPVTLYDPSGPYTDPDFKVDIEQGLPRPREAWVVARGDVEEVAAPREVKPEDNGFAVGKHLAPQFTAKRPIYKARAGGLVTQLEYARAGIITAEMEYVAIRENLRREQTAPCVRDGESFGAEIPDFVTPEFVRQEVARGRAIIPANINHGELEPMAIGRNFLVKINANIGNSAVLSSVADEVDKMVWSTRWGADTVMDLSTGRNIHNIRDWIIRNSPVPIGTVPIYQALEKVNGVAEDLNWEVFRDTLIEQAEQGVDYFTIHAGVRLPFVPLTAKRVTGIVSRGGSIMAKWCLAHHRESFLYEHFEDICEIMRAYDVSFSLGDGLRPGSIADANDEAQFAELRTLGELTKVAWKHGCQVMIEGPGHVAMHKIKANMEEQLKHCHEAPFYTLGPLTTDIAPGYDHITSAIGAAMIGWFGTAMLCYVTPKEHLGLPDREDVKQGVIAYKIAAHAADLAKGHPGAQIRDNALSRARFEFRWEDQFNLGLDPETAREYHDETLPKEAHKTAHFCSMCGPKFCSMKISQEVREFASGMAPNEIELGMSQMSDKFRELGSEIDVAVKG; from the coding sequence ATGAACATCCACGTCGCCGGCAACGGCTCCACCCCGAAGAACGAAACCATCCCGACCGGCGAACGCCCCGGTAGCCGCAAGGTCTATGCCTCCGGCGAGCTGTTCCCGGACATCCGCGTGCCCTTCCGCGAGGTGGCGGTGCATCCCAGCGCGGGTGAGCCGCCGGTCACCCTCTACGACCCGTCTGGCCCCTACACCGACCCCGACTTCAAGGTCGATATCGAGCAGGGCCTGCCCCGTCCCCGCGAGGCCTGGGTCGTCGCCCGTGGCGATGTCGAGGAAGTCGCCGCTCCCCGCGAGGTGAAGCCCGAGGACAACGGCTTCGCCGTCGGCAAGCACCTCGCCCCTCAATTCACGGCCAAACGCCCGATCTACAAGGCCCGGGCCGGCGGCCTGGTGACCCAGCTGGAATACGCCCGCGCCGGCATTATCACCGCCGAGATGGAATACGTCGCCATCCGCGAGAACCTGCGCCGCGAACAGACCGCCCCTTGCGTGCGCGATGGCGAGTCCTTCGGCGCCGAGATCCCCGACTTCGTCACCCCGGAATTCGTCCGCCAGGAGGTGGCCCGCGGCCGCGCCATCATCCCGGCCAACATCAACCACGGCGAACTGGAGCCGATGGCCATCGGCCGAAACTTCCTGGTCAAGATCAACGCCAACATCGGCAACAGCGCGGTCCTCTCATCGGTCGCCGACGAGGTGGACAAGATGGTCTGGTCGACCCGCTGGGGCGCCGACACCGTCATGGACCTCTCGACCGGCCGCAACATCCACAACATCCGCGACTGGATCATCCGCAACAGCCCGGTGCCGATCGGCACGGTGCCGATCTACCAGGCCCTGGAAAAGGTGAACGGCGTCGCCGAGGACCTGAACTGGGAGGTCTTCCGCGACACCCTGATCGAACAGGCCGAGCAGGGGGTGGACTACTTCACCATCCACGCCGGCGTGCGCCTGCCCTTCGTGCCCCTGACCGCCAAGCGCGTCACCGGCATCGTCTCGCGCGGCGGCTCGATCATGGCCAAGTGGTGCCTGGCCCACCATCGCGAGAGCTTCCTCTACGAGCATTTCGAGGACATCTGCGAGATCATGCGGGCCTACGACGTCTCGTTCTCGCTCGGCGACGGCCTGCGCCCCGGCTCCATCGCCGACGCCAACGACGAGGCCCAGTTCGCCGAGCTGCGCACCCTGGGCGAGTTGACCAAGGTGGCCTGGAAGCACGGCTGCCAGGTGATGATCGAGGGCCCCGGCCATGTGGCCATGCACAAGATCAAGGCCAACATGGAAGAGCAGCTCAAGCACTGCCACGAGGCCCCGTTCTATACGTTAGGCCCGCTCACCACCGACATCGCGCCCGGCTACGACCACATCACCAGCGCCATCGGCGCCGCCATGATCGGCTGGTTCGGCACCGCCATGCTCTGCTACGTGACGCCCAAGGAGCACCTCGGCCTTCCCGACCGCGAGGACGTCAAACAGGGCGTCATCGCCTACAAGATCGCCGCCCACGCCGCCGACCTCGCCAAGGGCCACCCCGGCGCCCAGATCCGCGACAACGCCCTGAGCCGAGCCCGCTTCGAGTTCCGCTGGGAAGACCAGTTCAACCTCGGCCTCGACCCGGAAACGGCCCGCGAATACCATGACGAGACCCTGCCGAAGGAAGCCCACAAGACGGCCCACTTCTGCTCGATGTGCGGCCCGAAGTTCTGCTCGATGAAGATCAGCCAGGAGGTGCGGGAGTTCGCCTCGGGCATGGCGCCGAACGAGATTGAACTGGGCATGAGCCAGATGAGCGATAAGTTCCGGGAGCTGGGGAGCGAGATCGATGTGGCGGTGAAGGGGTAG
- a CDS encoding ABC transporter ATP-binding protein/permease → MADLFRLVLSSRAPGLTWRLTAALVFTLGGKVLGVLAPLLLGAAVNRLAAGQSPAVQVGTAFAGLILGWTAIRFLSAAAPQLRDVVFTPVAQAAQRRAAADAFGHALSLSIEFHQTKRTGSLSRIIDRGARSMDFLLRALVFNLGPTFIELIIAAVVLAKAYDWRFAGAAVGTVVVYGVLTFAISDWRIAHRRALNDADSEAAGRAVDALINYETVKAFGAETRAAATYEQALSAYANAQVLATTSLSLLNIAQAAIMAIGLAIMALLAGAEAQAGQLQVGDVTAAILILINLYGPLNILGFAYREIRQSFIDLEAMSDLRRQSPDVAEAPDAVDPPPADDRGGAVVFSNVGFKHGARSQGLEEVSFAAAPGETVALVGPSGAGKTTLVRLALRMIDPQSGAITLDGVDLRQLKMAALRSAIALVPQDVALFNDTLAANIAFARPDSSEEQIRAAADAAELTEFIAGLPEGLLTKVGERGLKLSGGERQRVGIARALLADPRVLILDEATSALDSRTEAAIQDTLRKARQGRTTLVVAHRLSTIADADRIIVLRRGRVVEEGRHEELLERGGEYAALWRRQTRGR, encoded by the coding sequence CTGGCCGACCTCTTCCGCCTGGTTCTCTCCAGCCGCGCCCCCGGCTTGACCTGGCGGCTGACCGCCGCCCTGGTCTTCACCCTCGGGGGCAAGGTGCTGGGCGTCCTCGCCCCGCTGCTGCTCGGCGCCGCCGTCAACCGCCTGGCCGCCGGCCAGTCGCCGGCCGTGCAGGTGGGAACCGCCTTCGCCGGCCTGATCCTCGGCTGGACCGCCATCCGTTTCCTCTCCGCCGCCGCACCCCAGTTGCGCGACGTCGTCTTCACCCCGGTCGCCCAGGCCGCCCAGCGCCGCGCCGCCGCCGACGCCTTCGGCCATGCGCTCAGCCTGTCCATTGAGTTCCACCAGACCAAGCGCACCGGTTCGCTCAGCCGCATCATCGACCGTGGCGCCCGGTCGATGGACTTTCTGCTGCGGGCCCTGGTCTTCAACCTCGGCCCGACCTTCATCGAGTTGATCATCGCCGCCGTGGTGCTCGCGAAAGCCTATGACTGGCGCTTCGCCGGCGCCGCCGTCGGCACGGTGGTCGTCTACGGCGTCCTGACCTTCGCCATCAGCGACTGGCGGATCGCCCACCGCCGCGCCCTCAACGACGCCGACTCCGAGGCCGCCGGCCGGGCCGTCGACGCCCTGATCAACTACGAGACGGTCAAGGCCTTCGGGGCCGAGACCCGCGCCGCCGCCACCTACGAACAGGCGCTCAGCGCCTATGCCAACGCCCAGGTCCTGGCCACGACCTCGCTCAGCCTGCTCAACATCGCCCAGGCGGCGATCATGGCCATCGGCCTCGCCATCATGGCCCTGCTGGCCGGCGCCGAGGCCCAGGCCGGGCAGCTGCAGGTCGGCGACGTCACGGCAGCCATCCTGATCCTCATCAACCTCTACGGCCCGCTCAACATCCTCGGCTTCGCCTACCGCGAAATCCGCCAGAGCTTCATCGACCTGGAAGCCATGAGCGACCTGCGCCGCCAGAGCCCCGATGTCGCCGAGGCGCCGGACGCCGTCGACCCGCCTCCCGCCGACGATCGCGGCGGCGCCGTGGTCTTCTCAAATGTCGGCTTCAAGCACGGCGCCCGCAGCCAGGGCCTGGAGGAGGTCAGCTTCGCCGCCGCCCCGGGTGAGACCGTCGCCCTGGTCGGCCCCTCCGGCGCCGGCAAGACCACGCTTGTGCGCCTGGCCCTGCGGATGATCGATCCTCAGTCGGGGGCCATCACCCTCGACGGCGTCGATCTCAGACAGCTGAAGATGGCCGCCCTGCGCAGCGCCATCGCCCTGGTCCCGCAGGACGTCGCCCTGTTCAACGACACGCTTGCCGCCAACATCGCCTTTGCCCGCCCGGATTCGTCCGAAGAGCAGATCCGCGCCGCCGCCGACGCCGCCGAACTGACCGAGTTCATCGCCGGCCTGCCCGAGGGCCTGCTGACCAAGGTCGGCGAGCGCGGTCTGAAGCTCTCCGGCGGCGAGCGCCAGCGCGTCGGCATCGCCCGCGCCCTGCTGGCCGACCCCCGCGTCCTGATCCTCGACGAGGCCACCAGCGCGCTCGACAGCCGCACCGAGGCCGCCATCCAGGACACCCTGCGCAAGGCTCGCCAGGGTCGCACCACCCTGGTCGTCGCCCACCGCCTCAGCACCATCGCCGACGCCGACAGGATCATCGTCCTGCGCCGGGGCCGCGTGGTGGAGGAAGGCAGGCACGAGGAACTGCTCGAACGGGGCGGGGAGTACGCGGCGCTGTGGCGGCGGCAGACGCGGGGGCGCTAG
- a CDS encoding TIGR00730 family Rossman fold protein, translating to MSKTTGPAGASIDSVCVYCGSSNDADPAFLKSAEDFGRLLAAEDLKLVYGGGGVGLMGACARGAHDAGGRVLGIIPTFLMGREQPFDDVETVVVQNMHERKMMMFERSDAFVVLPGGIGTLEEVVELLSWQRLDLHRKPLVFYNPRDFWKPLFELLYHTITERLSPPEFAHAWRATDDLGQITRLIGEMAQGLAPAADGDIEDKV from the coding sequence ATGTCCAAAACCACAGGCCCGGCCGGGGCCTCGATCGACAGTGTTTGCGTCTATTGCGGCTCGTCCAACGACGCCGATCCCGCCTTCCTGAAGTCGGCCGAGGATTTCGGCCGGCTGCTGGCGGCGGAGGACCTGAAGCTGGTCTATGGCGGCGGCGGGGTTGGCCTGATGGGCGCCTGCGCGCGCGGGGCGCATGACGCCGGCGGCCGCGTGCTGGGCATCATCCCGACCTTCCTGATGGGCCGCGAGCAGCCGTTCGACGACGTCGAGACCGTGGTCGTGCAGAACATGCACGAACGCAAGATGATGATGTTCGAGCGCTCGGACGCCTTCGTGGTGCTGCCCGGCGGCATCGGCACGCTGGAGGAGGTGGTCGAACTGCTCAGCTGGCAGCGCCTCGACCTGCACCGCAAGCCGCTGGTCTTCTACAACCCGCGCGACTTCTGGAAGCCGCTGTTCGAGCTGCTCTACCACACCATCACCGAGCGGCTGAGCCCGCCCGAGTTCGCCCATGCCTGGCGGGCCACCGACGACCTTGGCCAGATCACCCGGCTGATCGGCGAAATGGCGCAAGGGTTGGCTCCGGCGGCTGATGGCGACATCGAGGACAAAGTTTAG